A stretch of DNA from Cygnus atratus isolate AKBS03 ecotype Queensland, Australia chromosome 9, CAtr_DNAZoo_HiC_assembly, whole genome shotgun sequence:
GCTAGCAAGAATGCTTTaatgcagagagagaaatatcCGTCCATTGTAAGGATGAACACTTTTTATAAATTTATCCCTTTTTGCAGTAACCTCTTGGAAGCATTGAATGTTCTTTGCCTTTCCACTTGATGGGGCAGAGAAGCGTAAAACTTTGTCCTTTGCAGAAGCATCCTTAGAACAAACCATGCTAAGGAATTAGCAGAGTCTTGAATTACATTGCCGAAGCTGACCATGCGCAATAGATGGTTTTTGGTAGCTTCTTTCCAGTGATTGAGACCTGATCGCCTTCCTGTTTCAGCCTGAGATTAAAACTCCCCTCTACAAAGGTTTCCATGGTTCTAGTAGCATTTGGGGGAAATTTCCTTTGACAGCATCATGCATCGCATGttcttaaaaccatttttttttttcatttttaaagccactgtttttaaagaaaaaaaaaagttggttgatagaagtctgattttttgactgtcagatttaaaaaaaaaaaaaaaactcaaaatttgTTCGGCATTGactaaaagattttaaatgaagtatttgaGAAACTTCTTTTCAGGGGTACTGAAGTATCAGTCTGAGAGTAGGAAATGCACTCAGCACCTTAAACTGCTTGCTTAATTTCATATGCCTAAAATACAGCATCACAAGCCTATGGCTGGAACCTTTTATCATAATTTTAACCATTTACATACTGTTTTTGTGAGAGCAAACTGGTTATTTGTTGTGACTCTTTGTATGTTTTAGTGCAGCTCAGCAAATGAGTTGTTAGGTGAAAGTATCCCCAAAATAGTAGACATTTGTTAGTGTTCTTCTACAgtgaaaagtgtatttttctgcttcagggCTGGCTGTAAGATCTGTCACTTCTCAAAGAGAAGCTGAGTTGCAGGATTCTGAAGTGCTGAGTTGCAGCATGTGTTTGGACAAGTCACCAGCTCTATGAGTACGGAAACATTTTCTGGGTTCGTGTGTCAAACTCAGCAGCTGATGAGAACTGAAAATTAGGTCACTGGcgtttttttcagaagtgccacagaaatggggaaaaggCCACGAGGACAGAAAATACTTAGTTTGCATAAAACTTGCCACTACTTGTTAAACGCATAAAGCTGCTGCAGCGCTGTCTGTGATGAGAATGGGAGTGTTTGGCTGAAGCAGTAAGACCCAGCCCCTCTGACTTACTCTGCTCTGCACAGTCATCACGGACGAGTTTTCCCTTTCATTGGTAGCCAAGTAGTTTtaatgcagcagcagcagggactgctgaaacagaaagtgaaaagcaGTATGTTTTGGATTCCAGATAAGCAAACAGCATATCAGTACTGAATTAGACAGACTTGGGCTTTGATATCTGCTGGCCTTGCAAGTAATCATCATCAATTCATACTGTAGAAGTAACAAGAGTATAATTTTTAACAGATGCCATTTAAATCTACAATACTTGAATTGCTGTGAGGCAGAAGCATCTGAAGGAATGGTTTTTGCTTCATAAGCAGCTTGGAGGCAGGGTGGTATTTCAAAAGCAAGTTTAAAAGCACCACCTACCTCTACCTTATCAGGAAATGCGTGCTCTTCCTTAATAAGGTAACAGGACAAACCAGATGTACTGATTTGATATAAAAAGTACAGAGAGATCTGTTTAAAATGGACGGTCTGAACTACTGTTTACCTTTTGCTATTCCATTTCTCAAACACAGGAGAGTGAGAAAGTGATTGTTTTAGAATAATTATGCAGCAGGGACGGAACTAAAATTCAGAATCATAAAGCTCTCTTTTCATTCACTGCTCGTGTCCtgccttttaaataattaagatgTGCAGTATATCATGATTACTACTGCCGAGATGAATGGAAAAGCTTTTAGAACAGCTTTTTCATCCATCTCATGCTCTGAAGGCCTGAGTCATTGACTCTGCTGGGAAGGGCACTGTGATGGCTTGCAGAGTGTGCCGTGGAGATTTGTCTTATTTGGCAGGTGAAGATCAACCACTTCTCACAAGAGATCTTGGGTCTCTTGCACTCATACACAGTCCTTGCTCTGCCAGAGCAAGAATTAGTGGTTTCTTTTGCTATTAGTAAAATGATCTGATTCTACCTAAGAATCTGATGCTACATCTTGTGTCCTTCGAAGTAaaacggattttttttttccccccccaagGTTATGCTGTGGAACCTGCAGAAAGCTCGCCCCCTGTGGACCACAAACTTGCAGGAGTGTGAAACAGAAGACAATCCACAGTCAGCTGGCCAGCTCTTTAACCCTCCACTTGCACATTCCCTGTCTGTCGCATCATGTGGCAACATCTTTGGCTGCGGAGCTCAAGATGGTAAAGTTAGAATATTCAGAGTCACTGGTGTCAAGTTCGAACGTGAGCTGGAGTTTAAAGGTCACAGCTTAGGAGTATCACAGGTCCTCTTTATGCCAGAAACATACTGGTTGTTGACTGGGGGAAACGATGGGAAAGTCTTGCTCTGGGATGTCAGCGGTGATgtgggaaagcagcagaaaagccCAGCAAAGTCCCTCCAGAGAAGGAAGGCCCAAGCACCTGCTTCCACCAGAAAAGATGGAAAGCTCAACAAAGCAGCTTCAAATGACCATGCTAGAATTTTACCAAAGCTAACCATTGAGCATGGAGAGAAAGTGAACTGGCTCACGTGCACAGAGATCAAAGGCTCCAGGAGAGTATTAGTTGCTGATCAGAGTAGTTCTATATCTGTTTATCCGTTGCCAGAATCGTAGCCACTGAAACGCTGACAAATTTGCAGCGAAGAATCATTCCTCAGCATTTGAAATATGAGTCCAGTTAAATCCATCGACGGTGGGTTGAACAGTGACCCCTGCTGCACCCTCAGCAACGGCAGGGAGTTTGCTGTGTTCTCACACAAGCACTCGTGATGTAATTGGCCTGGtgctctgttttcagcagcttgTGGTGTTCGCTGCAGCTGCTCTTTAAAGGTTGGCGATTTGTGTCCTGAACTTAAGTGAAACTGATTTCAATAGATTTAAGGATAATATTAGTGCATGACTGACCTGACATAATTAAGGTTGGAGGAATAAATTCGTGCTAGCAGGGAAATCCACAATGCTAAATGAGGATGCTGAGCAGTAACAGTTGCAACTGGCTGAGCTCCTTGCCTTTGCAACTATTTCAGTGCTTTACTTTAATTTCCCTGTTAAACTGTGTCACAGTTAGCTTGAATTGGGTCTAgtagaaatatgtttttcattattttgcatatAAGACTAGAGAAGCATCAACTAACTAACGAGTAATCAGAGTACTTAGTCATTGTCAATTGGATTTTTTCACAGTGCAGTAAACAAAGGAGCAGGAGAAAATGGTAACATCTGTTTAATGGGTCAGCTGTCGTAGGCATTTAGTTGTGTGTatcccaaagagaaaaataactattACCTTTGTCTTAATAAATGCTTTCTCTCACTGCTCCCATGTGTTTATACTCTCTTGTTAAGCACAGGTGCTGTGAAAATTGTCAAGAAGTGTATTTTATAGCCCATCAAGGGGTAAACCCAGAGGGCCAAATGCACTGTTCTTCACACCCAAATACTTCCACTGCCTTCCCAAAGCTGTTAGAGACACTACAAGCAGAGCTTGGTAATTACGGCTTGTTAGAAACATCTCTTAGTTTGCAAGTTGAAGGTGGGGAGAGTGCAGCTACATGGGAATGCTGCAGCTCTTGGTGTGTGTAATTCATGCTAGATTTCccatgaacagaaaataattaaaagagagaaaaaagaaaaaaaaacactttttttcctcatgctctCTCCTGAACTTTTCACAGGCAAAGACTGAATACCTTCCACTGGCTGCAGTCCTGCTTAACTGATGTGGGTTTTTTCCGCTGTCTTGTTTCATTGGCTGTCGTGCTACCAGAAGCATGTTATTTGCCTTCTTttatatgggaaaaaaaaaatgcaattttttttttgcattgctaGCTCGTGAAAATCAGTTGCCAGTAGTGTTAGGCTGTCCATCCTTTATGGGTGAGATTCCAGTGATGTGGGTTTTGCTACTCTTCATCCTCagaagcagctcccagcagccaaataaaaaatcattctcAACCAAGTTCAGTTTtaccatcaaaacaaaaaatcacaaccCAACAGCAATCTGCTTGTACAGCCTTTCACAGCATGAGACTTTGGCCCAAGacgggagctgctgggcagtaTAGCTAAATACAGCCTAAACAGCAAACAAGCAGGCTAGTATAGATTACCCATTCTCATCGTCAcctttaaattcattttatgtcTGAAGACAGACAAGATCAGTGGGTCAGGGGAAGAGGTCCAGATGCGTAATTTGGTACGTAACGTGTTCGGGAGCATGTGTCCATGCATCTGTGAGCTATATTTGGATATACGGTCTATAAAAAGCCCCAGTGCAAACAACCTCCAGCAGGAGTCAGAGCTCCTGTCCATGTTGCCTGCGTCAGGAGAGGTTCAAGCCCGCTCcagctttatttcttctcttgttcTCCAGGAAGATGGCTAAAGACAGCATATCCCTGCGCGTGCTGAGCAAGACATTGAACAGGTCATCAAAGGGTTGTGCAAGTACTATGGAAGGGGgcaaggggcagggggagagaaGACTATGGCTGTGGTGGTCTGTTAGCAAGGCGAACCTTTACTTCCTCTGGAAATTGTCACGGGTAGTAGATAGGATGCAAATATGTATATTGGGTGTATGGTAAGGGGGTAGTGCAATCTTCTGGTTTGCCTTAATTTgttggagagggaagggggacagagccacaggctgcagcatttCACAAGCGCTGTCCTGGCCAGCTCCAAGCTGCTGGTGCCGGCTGTTTGCTGCAGGATTCTGTGCGAGCGCTCGTTCAGCGAAGGCTGGCACTGCGAGAAGTGTTGCCCAGGGGCCTGTCGGTAACGGGAAGTTCTGGTTTGCACTCCGCTGTGGTCCAGCTGTAAATGGGAGGGCTGGGATGAGCTGaatttgagaaaatgtttcGGCATCTAGAGGATTCAAAGATAGGAAGTAGGAGGTTGGAGGCAAGAACAGACCCTTCTTGTAtgttctgagaaagaaaatcactgtaACTAAGGAACTGGGACATAGGTGATGCTGAGTCACCTTCCATTTCCAAAGCCTGTACTCCAAGAGGCTTGCAAAAAAGCTTGATCGACAGGTTCATTGGCTTCATGTAAAGCAATCCTGGCTCATGCTGCCCCTGCTGGCACCCGTCCCCACGTTCCACTGCAGTGCGGCAGCACCATTACTACTAGATGGTGGCTGAGCAGCCAGGCGGGCAGCAACAGTGGGGTCGAATGCAAGCGACAGACACTGCTCtccaggaagaaggaaagagttGAAAAAGGGTCTGAAACTCTCCACAGCTAGGAGACAGGCAAGCTGGTGTCCCCTTTCAGTGCATTGTCACGTACATGTTTCCTTGTACTGTCTttcctgtctgtgctgtgcaaaTGGGATCAAGCAAGAAATTTCTGCCGACTTAGGTGTCACACATACCACTCTGGTTTACATGTAGTAAGAATTATTACTGTCCTTTGAGAGTATCACTGCTGATGGAATGTAGTACTTCTGTTTATGAAATTAATGTTTCAGATACTGATACTTGCTTTTATATTCAAATTATGAAAATACTCCAGTCAAAGATCAGCTCGCCACTGTAACAgcagtactgggtccagtgcAGAGATGGCCAGaaccagcacagggcagcccccacctcttctcacagaggccacccccgCGTCCACCCCAGCCCAAACCCTTCCACCTACATGCAAAGCTTATAGACTAACACTGGCTGACAGACCTGGTAAAAAACTGCTCCCCTGCTCAAGATACTTACATTATTTACCAACAGTTTTTATGAGGCTGATTCACACAGCagtaactgcaaaaaaaaaaaaaaatataagcttAGTCTAGAGACCTcaccagaaagaaacaaacatggGAACAACTCCTGAAAGACAAAGTGAAAATAGTTGGGTGGGAAACTGAAGGAAGATGAGTGCTGCGAGTTGGTATCATGAAATGAGTGTTGAGGAAGAGCTGTGAAGTGTGGGGCTCTGTGTTggcctggaaaataaaaagctatgcAGCAGCTCTAAAGTAAGGAAAGATGTCATTCTTTGGAAGCGCCTGAGCAGTGGAAATAAGCGTAAGCATGGAACCACACTTCCAGGAAAGTGGGAGTATGAGAGTTTTTACTGCAAATCTTCTAGTTCTATAtgctaacagaagaaaaacttgaaaagctTTCTGGTAGAGAGTTGAGATGTGGTTTGTTCCTACAGTAGACAGACATTAGAGGTTACCAACTCGATGGTAACTTCACGTGAAATGAAAAAGTGGTTAGTGGTTATTATTAAAAGGAAAGCGGGAGGTTTAATCAATTCTTCCTCAACTTTCATTCAGACCCTTGATCAAAAGACAGAAGCACTGATTCTATTAGAAtctacaaaaaaagaaaaagtagaaggTTAGTTACAGAGATCAGTCTCACTATTTTGTAACCAAACAGACATTTTTAGAACTAAAATTAGCACATGCTGAAATGTTTACTACAGTTGTTTACAAGTACACAACAGTAGTTCACAGACAGGCAATAAATCCCACACCCCATATCAAAATAgtgccagaaaaacaaaagaggtCAGATGTTAAAGCACCAACCTAAAGGCTGCTGAAAAACTACTACAGCACTGAAGGTATTGTTAATGCTTGGATCTTTGATAGCTTCTACTATTATTTGTATAGAAGAATGCTTGCAAGAATGAAAGCTTATTTACCCTGATAAAGTGGCATTTACGGAGCAATTCACAGGTAAATGGCTCCCCCAGGAAGCTCTCATCATCCCCCAGGAGAACCTTGGAGAAAAGACTCAGCTTCCTGACAACTACTCTCTGAAAGCATGCTATCCTTGTGTTATTCCTACAGCTCATGCTACCAGAGCTTCTGTGCACACTGCATTATCCTCTTACACCGCTGTTTATTTGCATAGCTCAAGATACGAAGTGGGTCTTGAACTTACCCACAGCAGCTACGGGCCAACGTCACCCCATCTCAGACACTTGCTCTACAGTGCCTGTGTAGACAGACTCCATCCCTTTAAGATACACAGTCGTAGGAACTTGCTGCTTTTCTACATCACACAAGTTCAGTTTTCCAATGTGAGTTCTATTTTAGTCCTAAAATTTATTTGGCAAGCATGCacacaaaaatactttgaacaGGTAAACCCCCTCCCCAAGTTAATCAAGTAATGATACACAACAGCATGTACGATAATTTGTTGACATCCAACACCCAATATGAACAACAGCCAAAAATCTCTAATGTGACACGAGAAAGGagactgagaaataaaatacccGTTGAAGCAAGAGAAGCCCTACAAATGTAGGGTCAGGATGAAAGCAACTTTTACAAGACACTAAAGGAAGTCTTAGCCTCAGGAAACAACGGAAAACCATTAGAGATGGACCCTTACAAGCTGCCAGACAGATAATGAATTAAGGCCAGGGATACTTAGGAAAATATTCTACTGCTgatgcctttttattttcctccgTCATTCAGGACAACTGCAGATGCTacccaaaacaggaaaagggaagTCAGGTAGATGGAGGAGCTATTGCTGGTAAAGCAACAGCTTAACACTCATGCAAGTGACTATGTTCTTGGCCCCTTTCTTAAGAAAggacatatataaatatatatatatttatatatataaatatatatgcatgtattttttaattaaggaaaacCATAGCAGAtacaaaattatgaaaaaagtgaagaaatatcAACTACAAGACACAGCAGTTTTCTGATTGCTGTTTCTCTAAGGTCTCTTTGTCACGCAGTTGTTCTGCAGAAGAACAGACATATAAAAGGGAAAaccagaggaggaaaagctAACAGAGAACAGTAATATAATGTGGGTGGCTTGGTTTATTATTGGTGTCATTTTTAATCTGGGGAAGAATGAGAAGTTCTGTTCAATGTCAATTGAAAAGGCTTCAGAAGATCATCGCAGTACAAGTAAAAGTACAAATCACCTCACAATAtattagaggggaaaaaaaaaaaaaaacaaccttgcaCCACTAATGTTAATGCAAACGGTTGACACCTGCAACTCAAATACACACATCTAAATACAGATCTTTCCTGTGGCTGTATCTGTGTTTACAAGTTATAAGACTTCTGCTCCAGGGGAGGGTCAAAAAGACCAAGACGGTGTAAGAAAACTAATAACTCTAGTGGGGTATGCATCTGTAAAACCAGTAAATGTGCTCATGCAGCTTGGAGGAACCTCAAATTTGATCTGGATCTGTTCACAGTGGAATGAGTCACCACTTCGATGACAGAAAGCACTGTACAGTGATACCCAAGTtctaaaaaaatgcattttccatccCTCAGAGTAGAAACTAAGCTGCAATCCTTGGAGACTCAGTTCAAAGATCTGGACTCAAGCTTGCAGAAACTGGCACAGAAGTTTACGCTCCTGGAGAAGGAGATGAGCCGGGACACGACGCAGATATCAACGCTAGAGGAAAGGTGAGTGCAGGTGAAGGATCGCTCGGTCCTGTCCTGGTTCCTACACGTGCAGATGACGCTGGGGAGACCAGTGCAGTTATGTGCACTTTAACATGAGTTTATACAATCTGGACATAGTCTGGTTTACCATGTACGATAGAAACAGACAATATGAGGAAAGACTAAGGTTCCTTTGGTTCAAGTAGTAGACAGTTGCTTCTTCAAACTAAATATTTATACGGTTTAAAGAGAGTCATACCACTTCCAAGAGTGCAGAAAGACTTTTTAAGCAAGTGTCTCCACCGTAAGTAGGAAAAAAGAGCATTAATGCTACGATTCCCTTCTCCTGTTAAGTAAGGCCAGGACGTTCATACTCCTAGCACCCGTGGTTAGGCTTCAGTAgtatgtttgtttggttttcctgtCCTCTGAGTGGGAATGCTGAAATCAGGTTCTGCGACAGGCTCTGGAAACACTCAGGCCTAGGTGCCTTTTAGCCAGAACGGCAGGTAACTGTTCCTCACTTAAACATTTGTTTAGAGAACTAAATTATAGAATAACATGCGTGTACAACCGGGAGCTGAATTCCAGAGTTCAGAATAATTCTGTGGGCTCTGACTCTTGATTTTTGAAATAGCGGCCTACGTTTTTACAGAGAGGGCCGTACCTAACCAAAATACGAAAACCTGGCgctgcgggcagggcaggagcaccGCCCCTCGGTGCGGGAGCAGCAGCCGTACCGCGGGGCAGGGCGCAGGGGGCCGTCCCCGgcccgccgcagccccgcccgccgcctcaGCGCGGCGAGGGCCGAGCCGGGGCTGTGAGTGGCGGCAGGCCCAGCCCGCCGGGGGCCTGCCCAGCGCCGCCGGGGaggagcgggagcgggagccCGCCGCCAGCGGCCGGGGCCCTGCGGCCGTGaggggagcgcggcggggcggaggggaggggaggtgagggccggggcgggccgggccgtTTGGCGGGTGGCGGCGGCTCGGCCTGGCTCGGGCAGCGGGCCTGAAGGGAGCGCGGCCGCGGCTCCGCGGGCTTTCTCGCCGGGATTCGCCCCTCGGCCCGGCCTCCCCAGCGCCAGGCCTCgggccccttcccttccttccccttccttccccgcCCCGCTGCGGGGTCGCTCCGCGGCCTCCCCGCCTTCGGCCGCCCGCAGGCGTCGCGCTGCCCTTCCCCGCCGCCCTCTGCACCGCGGCCTGCTCCCCTTAAGCGCCCGGTCAGCGAGAGGCCCGCCTGTGTGCtgttccctgctgctcctcgcaGCGCCTGTCCCCTGcgtttgttcttgttgttggttgtttgtgtgttttaatgAGGTATTAATGTGCTAGTGCCGCGCTGACCGCTCCGTTTGGGGATTCGGAACCTGCTTAGAGCCTGCATTCATCAGCCCAGCAGAGGCCCGAGCTGCCCGCTTCGCTTCCTCCGTCTCCGAGGTGGAGCTGCATCACCCGTCTGTGAGACCCCTGCGTCGTGCAGCCACCTGCACGCTGTCATTTCCCGCCTCTCGTTCTTGAAGATCCACGTTTAGCCTACTTCGCAGGCGCTAATTTTTCTGTGCACGTAACCATTAAAATTGCTTGGTCCAGAAAGAGGTATATATGGACTTTTTAGGTGGTTTGTTACAAAGACTTGTACAATTGGGTGTTCAGTGAAGGAAGAACAGAACCACTAAAACCCGCCTTAATATAGATCTGTCTCGTTGTCAAGTTCCTGTGTGGATTATTTAAGATTGAACTGAAATTACAGCCTTTCTGTCAGAAAGTTCTCCTGTCTTTCTGTTGTTGGCTGTTTTTTGTGGAGCTTGAAAGAACTTTCTTAAATCTCTGTAACTTgaaaagtagtatttttgtCGACTTTTCCTGTTTGGGGgtagtcttttatttttattttctgttccgCAGCATTTGTGGGCCAAGTGAAAAGTCCTTTGAGGAGGGTTGGTAGCAGAAAGGTTGGATGATCCCCACCATTTTAAGTCATACAAGTCATCGTGGAAGATGCTGAAGTGTTGAATGCATTGGTTAGTTCTCTGATTATGTTTGTGAGTCTGAAAAGTGTTTTGACTTTCAAGTTCCAGCTTAAGCAAATGAATGAATGAGGAAGAACTTTCTCTCCAAGGAAAAACCTCCTCTGATGCTCAGGGAGAATGTTGTATTTCACCTTTAGAAAATACCAGAATTAAATCTGTACTAGAAGCAGCTTTTGAAGGATGTGCATATACCAAAAAATGGTCTGTTTTGAGGGTTGATTCAGTGACTGCAATATCATCTGCTAAATGTGAGCATAGCGTATAACTATTAGAGAATAAATGTTGGAAGAATTTTtactctttctcctttcttcttacTACCTTCTTGCTATCCTCTGAAGTACCTGCTACAGTACACTGGAAGCTACTGTAGGAAGCCCTGCTATAGTGACTTCTGGTAAGACCTGTGTCTTCCTTTGTAAGTCAAGAATTTCTGTGATTGCGAGCAAAAGTAATGAATTAATCAGACTTCTTGAATACGCTAAGGTTTTCATAAGGTACTTATGGAACAGTGTTCTCTATTACATTCATTAGGACAAGTAAAACAcaagtttctttctgctttcaggtACTGATGTTATATTAGTCCCGTTCCTGAGCTTCGAGTCAATATGTCGAAGAAATCGGAGGCTCCTCTTGCCTTAGCTGACTGCCTGTGTCAAATTTGCATGGAGATCTTTGTGGAGCCTGTGACACTACCATGCAACCACACCCTCTGTAATTCTTGTTTCCAGCTGACAGTTGAAAATGCCAGTCTTTGTTGCCCTTTTTGTCGGCGTCGAGTCTCTTCTTGGGCACGATATAATGCCCGCAGAAACACTCTTATCAACTGGGAGTTCTGGGAAAAGATTCAGAAGAATTATCCAAAGGAATGCGAGCGTAGAATTAACGGACAGGATTTGGAAGAGGAAAGTAAGTAAAATGTGACTTGTCCTGGGTTGTCTTTGCTTTTACCGAAGTAATTAGTGGACTTGGGCTGTTGTGACAGAAGAAACTGTCCGTAGACATGCTGTGTTATTGCTAGAAGGTGTGGTATCAGAGCTGTTCCATGAAAAGGACTTGCAAGGCAGAGAAGATGTATTGTCTCACCATTTAAGTAGATAGTTGCTCGTGCTGTTTGCACAAAGTGTTGTTGTATGGTTCCCTGTCCttacaaaaacagctttttgttaCTGACTCAACTTCAGCTGTAAAATCTGTAAGTGTTTGTGTTCATCACTGTCAGGTAAGTGaagtagttatttttttttcaacttgcAGATGTTCTTAATAAGTTTGATTAGACATTCCCGAGCTTCAGTCTATTCAGGAGTCATAGAGCCTAAAATTGTGATGTCGgacaaaaggaagcaaaatctCACTAATTCCTAGAAGAAGGGTTTGGGGGTTTATTATGTTGTAAGGTCTCTTAAAATTTGATCTCGTCTGACAGTTAATATCTGGGGGAGGCTAATCTGGGAGAggcaacactttttttcctgcacctCTCCTTATCCTTGCCAGCGTGGTCAGTAACAGCACTGACCTTGAGTGTTTAACTCACATCAGAGAATGATGGATGTAGTAACCTTAGAATTtctcaggaaaagaacaaaacacatgaGCAGATTGTTCTTAGTATATTTTAGGTCTGTTATGTTAAATTGACGTAGAATGAATATTTTGAAGGGCTGATTTGACCTCTCAGGAGGT
This window harbors:
- the WDR53 gene encoding WD repeat-containing protein 53 isoform X1; protein product: MAARWAGGHSGAVLCLGASREGLVASGAERGELALWGGGGVPAGRLQLPPADDVTAVAFSPRCPSRLYASHGAAVVVLDARALAEPVERFQVNEEEINCLAVNEADGFLAAADDSGAIKVVDLESKKACRSLRHSNICSSVAFRPQRPQSLVSCGLDMQVMLWNLQKARPLWTTNLQECETEDNPQSAGQLFNPPLAHSLSVASCGNIFGCGAQDGKVRIFRVTGVKFERELEFKGHSLGVSQVLFMPETYWLLTGGNDGKVLLWDVSGDVGKQQKSPAKSLQRRKAQAPASTRKDGKLNKAASNDHARILPKLTIEHGEKVNWLTCTEIKGSRRVLVADQSSSISVYPLPES
- the WDR53 gene encoding WD repeat-containing protein 53 isoform X2, translating into MLWNLQKARPLWTTNLQECETEDNPQSAGQLFNPPLAHSLSVASCGNIFGCGAQDGKVRIFRVTGVKFERELEFKGHSLGVSQVLFMPETYWLLTGGNDGKVLLWDVSGDVGKQQKSPAKSLQRRKAQAPASTRKDGKLNKAASNDHARILPKLTIEHGEKVNWLTCTEIKGSRRVLVADQSSSISVYPLPES